A window of Phycisphaeraceae bacterium genomic DNA:
TACGAGGTAGGGTTCGCGGAGAATTTGGTCGAGGTCGAAGTCGGCGGCGTCGCCGAGGTACTTGATGAGGTCGCGGGCGTAGAGGAGTCCGATGATCTGGTCGAGGCTCTCTTCGTAGAGGGGGATTCTGGAATAGCCGATGGTGGTAACGGCGTCGCGGATCTGGGGGAGTGTTGCCTCGGTGGTGTCGATGCCTTTGACGTCGGTGCGGGGTGTCATGATCTCGCCGGCGGTTGTGTTGGGGAGGTCGAAGACGGCTTCGAGCATCTGTTTCTGGATTTCGTTGACGTTTCCGCCATGCTTGTGATCTTCGACGACGGAGAGGACGTCGTCGGAGAGTTCATCGGCGGGCACGAGATCGACGCCTGAGACGCGGCGGACGAGGGGGTCGATGGTGTTGAGGAGTTGGAGTACGGGCGTGAGGATGAAGTAAAGGATGTAGAGGACGGGCAGTGAGGCGGCGATGAGGCCTTCGGGGGTGTAGCGGCCCCAACTGGTGGCGATGGCGACGGTGAAGACCGCGAGGATCGATCCGGCGCAGACGAAGGCGAGGCCGTAGGCGACCCAGCCCTGGTAGGAGCCCACGAAGAGGTCGAGGACGGCGAGGAGGACGAGGAGGCTTGAGGCGGTGCGTAGCAGTCCGGTCATCAACTGGAGTTTGGGGAGGCGCTGAGTGAAGGTCGCCATGGCTGACTGGCGTCCCTGAGACTCCAGGAGTTCTTCGAGTTTACGTCGAGAGAAGGTCTTGAGGGCGACGTTACAGGCGGCCAGGTAAGTGCCGAGGAGGGTTGCTACCACTGTGATGATGATCGACAGTTCCAAAGGTCAGGCGTCTCGCTTCCCCGGTGTTGCGGCGGTTTGCCGCATCGTCGCGACTGGCGGTCCGGGGCCCGCCAGCGCTCGCGGGCGTTTAGCCCGGTGCGTTTCTGGTTTGGACGGCGTAGACCGGGCCGACGCCTATGCGGGTGAGCAGGCGGTCTTCCTCGGCGTGCATCTTGCGAGCTTGATCTGGGTCGTGGTCGTCGTATCCGAGCAGGTGGAGGACGCCGTGGACGGCGTAGAGCAGCAGTTCGTGCTCGATCGAATGGTTGTGTAGGTCGGCCTGTCGGCGGGCCTGATCGACACAGAGGACCAGCTCGCCCTCGATGGTGCGGGGCTGGTCAGCGAGATCGAAGGTGATGACGTCGGTGGTGGTGGGGTCGCCGAGGTATTGGTCGTGGAGTTTGGCCATCGTGGCGTCATCGACGAGGGCCAGGCTGAGGCTGATGAGGGGTGTGTTGAGTTGTGTGATGACCTCGGCCAAGCGTGCGGCGAGCCAGTCGGCGTGGGGCTGGGCCTGGGGATGATCGGGGGAGACGGCGATGAGGTTAGCGGGGTGCGTGGGCTCATCGGCCCTGGAAGGGTCGGGGTCGTCGTCGCCTGGGGCGTTGGCGGGATCGTCCTGGAGGATGATGGGGGTCAGCATCGGATTCGCATTGTACCCCCAACCCGTCGGGGAGTGGGTTCCTGTGGTCTCGAAGAGGACTTGGTTTCAGAGCTTGATCGGTTTTGGGAGTTTGCAGTCTCTTGACTTGACGAGGGTGACGCTGTTGCCGCAGTCGTTGTAGGCGACGGAGGTCATGTAGGCGGCCATGAGCATGACGCCTCGGCCGGAGGGTCGTTCGAGGTTTTCGGCGAGTGTGGGGTCGGGTACGGCACCGGGGTTAAAGCCCTGGCCCTCGTCGCAGACGGTGATCTGGATTTTCTGGTCGTCGATGGTGTAGGAGATGGTGACTTTGCGCGTGGGGTCGGAGTCGTTGCCGTGTCGGATGGCGTTGGTGACGGACTCGTCGAGGCAGAGCTTGAGGGCGAACTGGGCATCTTCGGAGAAGCCGGCGTCGCTGGCGTCCTTGAGGATGCGGTCCTGGACCCCTGAGACCTCAGCGAGGTCGCTGGGGATGATGATCTGGTGGGTTTTGGGCTCGCCTTTTGCGCCCATCGTGCCTCGTCTCCCTCCGAACTGGGGGTCAACTGAAGCTAGCGAGCGCCTTGTCGGTGGTCTCGTGGATCTGGAAGAGCTTGTTGAGCTTTGTGATCACGAAGACCTCGTAGATCTGGGGGTCGATGTTGGCCAGGCGGAGTTGTCCGGCTTTCTGGCGGATTTTGTTGTTGATGGTGATCAACGTTCCCAGAGCTGCGGAGGACAGGTGCTCGACCCTCTCGAAGCTGATGAGGATCTTGGGGTTCGACGATTTTTCGATCAGGGTGGAGATCTCTTCGCCGATTTGTTGGATGTTCGCCTCCTCGAGGATGTTCCTGTCGAGGAACTCGATGCGGGTGATCTCACCCTGCTCGTGGATGACGAGTCGCGAATCCTTGGTGGTCATCAACCGCTCTCCTGGGAGCCCGTAGTCGGGTGCGCGACGTTAGCCGGGGCCGAAACGGGTGTCAAGCAATCGTTGCCTGCTGGGGGTGATGGCTTGAGAAACTCGCGGGGTTTGGGGAAAACAGGCAGGCTGTTCGCGTACACTAAGGGCATACACCCCGGCGGTCCAGAACTCATGAAACCTACCTATTACATCGCGTTGCTTCTGGGCATAGGCGTCTGTACGTTTGCGGTGGGTTATCGGATCATGGTTCCGGGGTCGGAGGGTGAGGTTTTGACGGGGTCGGACGAGGTCTCGGCGGGTAGCGGGCTCAAGCCTCCGCCAGCGGACACGGTGCTGGTGGCAGACGGGCGGCCGTCGATCGTGAGTAACCGATCGAGTCCGGAGGCGGGTGAGGGTGAGGACAGCCCTGGTGCTCGGACTCGTGGTCCGCTGATTCCGGTCAACACGGTGGAGCCGACGCCACGGGTGAGTTCGGGTCCGCTGATCCCGGCGGGGCTGGCGGATCAGACGGATGCCGTGGCTGAGGATGAAGCCACGGCCGATCGGGCCGCTGAGTCGGGCGACACGGGTGCGGGTACGGAGACGGCCTTGTCGGAACCCCCGCGACCTGGGGCGCAGAGGACCGTACTGCGGGCGACACCCGCAGAGAGCGGTCCTGAGCCGAGGACGTATGAGGTGTCGGAGGGTGACACGCTCTCGACGATTTCGGACGAGCTTTTCGGTAGCAGTCGCTATTGGGTGGATCTGGCGCGGGCGAATCCGACGGTTGATCCGATTCGGTTGCAGATCGGGCAGACGATCGTGATCCCGGCGATTGACGCGGGTACCGAGTCGGGTGCCCTGACGGACAAAGAAGCGGGGATCCGGGCCCCGCGGGCTGTGCAGCGGCACACGATTCGGCCTGGGGAGTCGCTGTCGTCGATCTCGGTTCGCTACTACGGCACGGCGACCCATTGGCGGGTGATTTTCAATGCCAATCGCTCGTCGATCGGGCCGGATCCGAATGCGGTGCGGGCGGGGATGTCGATTGTGATTCCATCGGTTCCGGTTCGCGAGCGTGATGATGACTGATTGCTGCAGGCTTGGGTCGTCTACCATCTTCGATCATGCCTGAGGCTCTTCGACTGGACGTGGTGATTTTTGGTGGCGGGGTGGCTGGTCTGTGGACGCTGGCGCATCTCAAGAGTCTTGGTTACTCGGTTGTCCTGCTTGAATCGCGGCGACTTGGGCAGGGTCAGACGGTGAGTGCGCAGGGGATTCTGCATGGCGGGGTGAAGTACACGTTGTCGGGGATGATGACCGATTCGGCGCGAGCCCATCGGGATGCGCCCACGATCTGGCAGCGTTCTCTTGCCGGTGAGCGTGAGCCGCTGCTGACTGAGACGAGTGTGCTCACGCGTGCGTGTCTGCTCTGGCGGACGACGGCGCTGAGTTCGATCAT
This region includes:
- a CDS encoding hemolysin family protein, with protein sequence MELSIIITVVATLLGTYLAACNVALKTFSRRKLEELLESQGRQSAMATFTQRLPKLQLMTGLLRTASSLLVLLAVLDLFVGSYQGWVAYGLAFVCAGSILAVFTVAIATSWGRYTPEGLIAASLPVLYILYFILTPVLQLLNTIDPLVRRVSGVDLVPADELSDDVLSVVEDHKHGGNVNEIQKQMLEAVFDLPNTTAGEIMTPRTDVKGIDTTEATLPQIRDAVTTIGYSRIPLYEESLDQIIGLLYARDLIKYLGDAADFDLDQILREPYLVPESKSVADLLAEFQRTNQHMAIVLDEYGGTAGLITIEDILEEIVGEIRDEYEEGAEPDPTIYPINEHAADIDARVSIDEVNDRLDLELPEDDDFDTIGGFVLSHLGHIPKQDETFDLQGVRFTVVAAEKTRVVRVRIEKLDELPAAPDDNAA
- the ybeY gene encoding rRNA maturation RNase YbeY, which produces MLTPIILQDDPANAPGDDDPDPSRADEPTHPANLIAVSPDHPQAQPHADWLAARLAEVITQLNTPLISLSLALVDDATMAKLHDQYLGDPTTTDVITFDLADQPRTIEGELVLCVDQARRQADLHNHSIEHELLLYAVHGVLHLLGYDDHDPDQARKMHAEEDRLLTRIGVGPVYAVQTRNAPG
- a CDS encoding ATP-binding protein; translated protein: MGAKGEPKTHQIIIPSDLAEVSGVQDRILKDASDAGFSEDAQFALKLCLDESVTNAIRHGNDSDPTRKVTISYTIDDQKIQITVCDEGQGFNPGAVPDPTLAENLERPSGRGVMLMAAYMTSVAYNDCGNSVTLVKSRDCKLPKPIKL
- a CDS encoding STAS domain-containing protein → MTTKDSRLVIHEQGEITRIEFLDRNILEEANIQQIGEEISTLIEKSSNPKILISFERVEHLSSAALGTLITINNKIRQKAGQLRLANIDPQIYEVFVITKLNKLFQIHETTDKALASFS
- a CDS encoding LysM domain-containing protein, translated to MKPTYYIALLLGIGVCTFAVGYRIMVPGSEGEVLTGSDEVSAGSGLKPPPADTVLVADGRPSIVSNRSSPEAGEGEDSPGARTRGPLIPVNTVEPTPRVSSGPLIPAGLADQTDAVAEDEATADRAAESGDTGAGTETALSEPPRPGAQRTVLRATPAESGPEPRTYEVSEGDTLSTISDELFGSSRYWVDLARANPTVDPIRLQIGQTIVIPAIDAGTESGALTDKEAGIRAPRAVQRHTIRPGESLSSISVRYYGTATHWRVIFNANRSSIGPDPNAVRAGMSIVIPSVPVRERDDD